The window CCTTGCCGCCCGGTCGGGTGCCCCAGCGGCGGGAGGAGTTCGCCACGAGCTGAAGGCCACGGCCGCTTTCGTCCTCGGGCTCCGCGTCGCGTTCCTGCGGTGGATCGGGGAGGGGGTCGGAGACCTCGACGAGCAGGACGTCCATCGGTTCCGTGGGGCGTACGAGGCGAACGCCGATGGGACCCGTCGCGTGCCGCAGGGAGTTGGTGACCAGCTCGCTGACCAACAGCGCGGTCACGTCACCGAGGGAGTCCAGGCCCCAGGCATGGAGCTGGCCCCGGACGACGGTTCGGGCGGTCCGGACGGCGCCTGGATCCGCGGGAAAGGTCCACTCGGCGATATCGCCCTCGGTGTGGATCACGCAGATCACTCCCAGGCCAGAAGCGGACCATGTCCGGTTTCATGGGGTTAATGGGCACATACCCGATATCCCGGGCGGAGTACCGTGCGCGAGGGCGCACTGTGGCGCGAACGGCGTACTCGGCGCTCGTCTCAGCCGCCACATGCGCCTCGCGAGCCCGAGCGTCCCACGTACGGTGTGCGTCCCGCACCCCGCAGACTCGAGTGCGCGAAGTTGTGATGGTCACACCTTTTCTTTCGCCCCCGCCGCCCCTACCCATTCCCGTCCCTTACTCAGGGGCTCCGCCCCCGAACCCCCGTATCGGCCTGAACGGCCTCGTCCTCAAACGCCGGACGGGCTGAAAATCAGCCCCTCCGGCGTTTGAGGAGCGGGGGTTCGGGGGCCGGCCCCCGAAAGGGACGGGAATGGGTAGGGGCGGCGGGGGCGAAAGAACCCCTACCCCGCAGCCGCCCCGCTCCCCCAAACCCCCCGCGCGACCTCCATCACGGCCGCTACGTCCTGGTCCAGCCACTCCACGTCCCAGAGCTCGTCGGAGGTCAACCAGCGAAGCTCGTCGTGGTCCTGGAGCGGCTTGGGCGCAGGCGAGTCGGCGAGGAGACGCACGGTCCAGACCTGAAGGACGTACGGCGACCGCAAGGCCCACTCACCCGGAACACGGGCAAGCACCTCCGACTCGACCCCGAGCTCCTCCCGAAGCTCCCGCACGAGCGCCCCCTCGGAAGTCTCCCCGACCTCCACCTTCCCCCCGGGCAACTCCCACCGCCCGGCCAACTCCGCGGGCGCACTGCGACGCGCGGCAAGGAGACACCCGTCGCTCAACACGGCGGCTCCCACCACCACGATCCGTTCGGTCATGCGCCGGAGCCTACGGGAGCCCCACGGACACACCCCCACGCGTCACTTCGAGCCGTTCTGCCCGATCCGCTCGACCCAGTAGAGCTGCTTGTGCCCACGGTCGTCGAGGCTGTCCGCGATCTTCTGGGCCTCGGCCCTCGTCGCGTACCTGCCGACGCGGTAGCGATTGCCGTTGTCGTCCTGTCGTATGACGAGCCAGGGAAGTGTGATGGTGCCGTCGTTCATCGCGCCCCTCCGCTCCCCGCCCCCGGCTCGCGTCCTGCCCCGCCACATAAGGAAACCGCAATCCGCATATGCCCGAGCCTACGCCTAACCTTCACGCAGCGAATACGCCTTTTCACAAAGAGGTATGCGCGGGATGCCCGAGAGGTACGCAATCGGCCAGCACGAAGGGGGCGCATCCTCACGGACACGCCCCCTCATCCCCTTCAGGCTCCCGCCGACAGCACTAAGACCGCGCCGAACACCCTCCAGGAGAACGACCGGATTCCACCGGCACGGGCCCCGCCAACCAGCCGCCGACAGCCGGCAACCGGCCCAAGTCGCAAGCAGCTACGACGGCTACGGTCTATTTCACCGGCAAGTGATACGCGATCCGATACCGGTCCGCCGGCACCACCACGTCCGCCGTCTCCACCGGCCGCCCGGACGCGTAGTACGTCCGCTGGATGACGACCACGACATGCCCGGGTACGCCACCCAGCGCCGACAACTCCTCGGCGAGGCCGGGCCGGGCGCCCACCTCCTCCGTGACGTTGTCCACGATCACGTCGATGGCGGCCATGCGCTCGACGACGCCCATGCCACCCAGGGGGCCCTCCTCGGGCAGCATCACCGGTGTGCGGCCCGTGACGGCGAGGGGCTCCCAGGAGGTGGAGAGCATCATCGCCTCGCCCGCGTCCCGGAAGACGTACTTCGTGCACATCACGCGGTCGCCGGCCTGGAGGCCGAGCCGTTCGGCGATGGCGCCGCTCGCCTCGGCCTGCGCGCTGTGCGACTCCCACGTACCGCGCGCGGAGACGTCGGCCTGCTCCTGGCGGAACGGCGTCGACCCGCTGTCCGGCCGGTACCCGGAGCGGGCGACGCGGCGCGGCACCGGGCGCTCGCGCACATACGTACCGGACCCGGAGCGGCCCTCGACCAGGCCCTCGGCCATCAGGACCTTGCGGGCCTCCAGGGCGACCGTGTCCGAGACGCCGTACTCCTCGCGGATTCTGGCCTGTGACGGGAGCCGTGTGTGCGGTGGCAGCGATCCGTCGACGATCTTCTTGCGAAGATCACCTGCGACGCGCAGATACGCCGGCTGCTCACCGAATGTCACTGGCCACTCCCGTCAGGTTGTACAGACAGCTACAGGGTGGCAACCGTGGGTTGTGCCAGGCAAGCGAAGGCCAGAGAATCACTCGATGTGATGACTTGGGGCCGCCCAAGGCTTTACGCAGGCACTTTCTCCCCGCTATGGCCGCCGTCACACCTCTGCACCGCTGCCTCCTGTGCCGCCTCCCGTACCGGCGTCCTCATCTCCGCCGTCCTCGTACGACTCCGGTGGCGTCGAGGCGAGGCCCAGAGCCTTGCGCGTGGTGACCGACTTCTCGGCGTCGGTGAGTTCCAGCGCCTTGTCGTAGTGCTCGTAGAAGACGTCCGCGTCGGTGGCCCTCGCCGCTGCCGACCACTCCCCCTGTGCCGTGTCCAGGTCCTTGACCAGCGCGGCGACCGGCTCCTTCGCGTCGGCGGGCCAGTCGTGGCCGCGCAGCATTCCGAGCTGCTCGGTGAGGGCGGCCGAGACCCTGGTCGCCCACTCCTTGTGGCCGGGCAGGTCGTCCTCGACGTACTCCTCCTCGGGCGCCGAGTCCATGGCCTCGTTGAGGACCTGGGCCGCCTTCAGATAAGTGAGCTGGTCGGCGTCGAGGGTCGTCTCGTCCTGGCGCAGCGAGCCGGTCAGGCTGCCCTTCTCGTCCACGTTGCCGAACAGGCAGCTGATCTCGCGGTCGCCGAGGCTCCAGCTGTCCCGGGTCGGCGTGAAGTAGTAGATGTCGACGTTGTCCGGGATGGCCCAGGTGTCCATGGCGTAGGCGTACTGGAGCGGGTAGCACTTCTCGTCGGCCGCCTCGGTGATCTCGCTGTCACCGGGGTAACTGCCGCTCGCCATCCTGAAGTTCGCGAAGACCTCGCCGTCGTGCTCCTCGTCGCAGGGCACCGTGTCGACGTCGTACGCCATGCCCTCCAGCGAGCCGCCCGGCGTGTCGAAGCACTCGCCCTCGTCCACGGAGAAGGTCGCGCCCTTCTCGCTCGCCTCGCGCGCCCCCTCCTGGAAGCCGTCCCAGAACTCGGACGCTCCGCCGGTGGCCAGCGCGAGGGCGAGGATCGCGGCGCCGATGCCCGACAGGATCATGCCGGCGATCGCCATGCCCTTGCCGCGCTCGCCCTTCCTCCTGATCTGCGCCAGCGCGAAGAAGCCGAGGATCAGGCCGACCAGGGGGAGGAAGCAGAGGATGCCGAGCACCAGCGCGGCTATGGCGAGGCCGTTGACCGGGGCCGGGGTGTTGTACGGGGAGTAGCCCTGTCCCCAGGGCTGATAGCCGTACGGGCCCGGTCCCGGGACCGGGCCCTGCGGCTGGCCCGGGTACGCGCCGTACGGGCCCTGCGGCTGGCCCGGTGGCGGGTACGGCCCCTGGGGTTGTCCTCCCTGAGGCTGGCCACCCTGCGGGTGCTGGGGCCCGGAGGGCGGGGGTATCTCCACTAGTACCGTGCTCCTCGTCCGAGTGCTGTGTCCAGGTGGTGCGGAACTGACGTACGACAGGGCGCATCGTAAGCGCGGCCCGGACAACGACGGAACACAGGGAACGATCCCGACGATTCGGTCGCCCCCACCTGTCTTCGCCCCCGCCGCCCCTACCCATTCCCGTCCCTGACTCAGGGGCTACGCCCCCGAACCCCCAAAAGACCAAAAGACTGCGCAGTTCCCCGCGCCCCTAAGTACCTGGGTACTTAGGGGCGCGGGGAACTGCGCGACAAGCCCCCACCGGACCCGCACCCGACAACACACCCCACGGGGCCTGGGGCGGAGCCCCAGAAAGGGACGGGAATGGGTAGGGGCGGCGGGGGCGAAATCCAACGCACCTCGCCCCCGTGGCGTGCCACGGGGGCGAGGGGAACTACCGGCGTACCGCTACCGCCGCGTAGCCGTCGGGTGGGTCAGAACTGAAGCCCCCACGAGTTGATGTACCCGGTGTCCAGCGAAGCGTTGTCGCTCACGCGCAGCGTCCACGTC is drawn from Streptomyces liliifuscus and contains these coding sequences:
- a CDS encoding ATP-binding protein encodes the protein MICVIHTEGDIAEWTFPADPGAVRTARTVVRGQLHAWGLDSLGDVTALLVSELVTNSLRHATGPIGVRLVRPTEPMDVLLVEVSDPLPDPPQERDAEPEDESGRGLQLVANSSRRWGTRPGGKGKTVWFELALPT
- a CDS encoding (deoxy)nucleoside triphosphate pyrophosphohydrolase, producing MTERIVVVGAAVLSDGCLLAARRSAPAELAGRWELPGGKVEVGETSEGALVRELREELGVESEVLARVPGEWALRSPYVLQVWTVRLLADSPAPKPLQDHDELRWLTSDELWDVEWLDQDVAAVMEVARGVWGSGAAAG
- a CDS encoding SPOR domain-containing protein is translated as MNDGTITLPWLVIRQDDNGNRYRVGRYATRAEAQKIADSLDDRGHKQLYWVERIGQNGSK
- a CDS encoding GntR family transcriptional regulator yields the protein MTFGEQPAYLRVAGDLRKKIVDGSLPPHTRLPSQARIREEYGVSDTVALEARKVLMAEGLVEGRSGSGTYVRERPVPRRVARSGYRPDSGSTPFRQEQADVSARGTWESHSAQAEASGAIAERLGLQAGDRVMCTKYVFRDAGEAMMLSTSWEPLAVTGRTPVMLPEEGPLGGMGVVERMAAIDVIVDNVTEEVGARPGLAEELSALGGVPGHVVVVIQRTYYASGRPVETADVVVPADRYRIAYHLPVK
- a CDS encoding DUF4190 domain-containing protein; the protein is MEIPPPSGPQHPQGGQPQGGQPQGPYPPPGQPQGPYGAYPGQPQGPVPGPGPYGYQPWGQGYSPYNTPAPVNGLAIAALVLGILCFLPLVGLILGFFALAQIRRKGERGKGMAIAGMILSGIGAAILALALATGGASEFWDGFQEGAREASEKGATFSVDEGECFDTPGGSLEGMAYDVDTVPCDEEHDGEVFANFRMASGSYPGDSEITEAADEKCYPLQYAYAMDTWAIPDNVDIYYFTPTRDSWSLGDREISCLFGNVDEKGSLTGSLRQDETTLDADQLTYLKAAQVLNEAMDSAPEEEYVEDDLPGHKEWATRVSAALTEQLGMLRGHDWPADAKEPVAALVKDLDTAQGEWSAAARATDADVFYEHYDKALELTDAEKSVTTRKALGLASTPPESYEDGGDEDAGTGGGTGGSGAEV